Proteins encoded within one genomic window of uncultured Draconibacterium sp.:
- a CDS encoding DUF3945 domain-containing protein, producing MDKNLASETLLVVEENEQRKQVARAVTGELDKNGNPKTVLPKDKNNPDFLKIDKHGSVLDNFFLNFYVQCKNPTKFTFFKVPTEGVEKMATVISDIIKNGYESGNELLDEYRVKPEDFLNKQSKEQKPEEQEAQQAEKSEESQTAQTNSNEKRTAINEKEVDWDSLGKVGINKEMLQEKKCLNTMLNYGKSPLLPVKMNLDGITVDTQARLAFRKGQDDKVTLSVHGVRKHPELDKPFYGHKFNDEEKKALSETGNLGKVLELKKTDGSTLPVFVSVDKRTNEIIAFRADKVRIPQEIKGVKLDDKQKQELLEGKAVFVEGMTGRKGKEFSAHLQVNADRRGLEFIFNNRVSQNQQNGVAIPNKLGGVKLTEQQQTDLKAEKTIYVTGLTDKQGQKYNAYIKANPEKGKLDFFKWNPDKAQEKQPDNAHKTQEAVNSQGKTNDATKNAKEPLKQRQTQPTEKQTEKQAKNKGRKL from the coding sequence ATGGATAAAAATTTGGCTTCTGAAACCTTACTGGTTGTCGAAGAAAATGAACAGAGAAAACAAGTTGCAAGAGCCGTTACAGGCGAACTGGACAAGAATGGGAACCCTAAAACGGTTCTACCCAAAGACAAAAACAATCCCGACTTTCTGAAAATTGATAAACATGGAAGTGTATTGGATAACTTCTTTCTCAATTTTTATGTCCAATGTAAAAATCCTACAAAGTTTACCTTTTTCAAAGTACCCACCGAGGGCGTAGAAAAAATGGCCACCGTCATTAGCGATATCATTAAAAACGGCTACGAGTCCGGTAACGAATTGTTGGATGAATACCGGGTGAAACCAGAAGATTTTCTGAACAAACAAAGTAAGGAACAAAAGCCCGAAGAGCAAGAGGCGCAGCAAGCTGAGAAGTCTGAGGAAAGCCAAACTGCACAGACTAACAGCAACGAAAAGCGAACCGCCATCAATGAAAAAGAAGTGGACTGGGACAGCCTGGGGAAAGTTGGCATCAATAAAGAGATGTTGCAAGAAAAGAAGTGCCTGAACACCATGCTGAATTACGGAAAGTCGCCGTTGCTCCCGGTAAAAATGAACCTGGACGGGATTACCGTCGATACGCAGGCAAGGCTGGCATTTAGAAAAGGACAAGACGACAAAGTAACGCTTTCTGTTCATGGAGTGCGTAAACATCCGGAATTAGACAAGCCTTTCTATGGGCACAAATTCAACGATGAAGAAAAGAAAGCATTATCGGAAACAGGGAATCTGGGGAAAGTTCTGGAACTAAAAAAGACAGATGGTTCTACACTTCCGGTTTTCGTTAGTGTTGATAAACGTACCAATGAAATCATTGCCTTTCGTGCTGATAAAGTAAGAATACCCCAAGAGATAAAAGGCGTGAAACTGGATGATAAGCAGAAACAGGAGTTGCTTGAAGGAAAAGCTGTTTTTGTGGAAGGCATGACAGGCCGAAAGGGAAAAGAATTCTCTGCCCACCTACAGGTAAATGCAGACAGGCGTGGACTGGAATTCATCTTTAACAACCGGGTTTCGCAAAACCAACAAAATGGCGTCGCCATACCCAATAAATTAGGAGGTGTGAAACTCACGGAGCAGCAGCAAACTGATTTGAAAGCAGAAAAGACCATTTATGTGACTGGGCTGACCGACAAACAAGGACAGAAATACAATGCCTACATCAAGGCAAATCCCGAAAAAGGAAAGCTGGACTTTTTCAAGTGGAACCCGGATAAGGCCCAGGAGAAGCAACCCGACAATGCGCATAAAACGCAGGAAGCTGTCAATTCGCAGGGCAAGACGAATGATGCTACCAAAAATGCAAAAGAGCCTTTGAAGCAACGGCAAACGCAACCTACCGAAAAGCAAACAGAAAAACAGGCTAAAAACAAAGGCCGGAAATTATAA
- a CDS encoding TonB-dependent receptor, whose translation MRRFITILVMCAGYLQCLNAQNNASFKGHVLDSVQKTPIAGCNIVISNGIEKAGTVSENDGSFEFDLTGMIRNDSLSITVSHINYCTKTILSVSKQDFRILLKPKVHFIDDVMIHSAYSSGNKGNKFVYTPLQAASSISIIGEPDVIRHISSLPGVAQGIEGTLGLFVRGSNNGSNRIEFNGVPFYSYSHLLGMFSAFSPDIIEQTTFRPGGIPVQSGNLSSSLLQIKPKQSVEKPFNGKISLSPYMTGGYLSIPLKKEKLSVQVAGRTSFMPFVINRIMDLQSSDDEEEVEEMKGQVLDFTAIADWKINSANTLDVMFYTSNDYFDFKDDYSQNKMNWNSNVVKVGWVSQISPLCSVETNAYFSSTKSVQEQLYFDEWQADKTKSQLRLGTTLNEWSLNNLLQYKINNRLEAKAGFSYQQQHFKPASEKTIYSQNSNEKYDELLKSGLLAAFADISYKNPGVVDLTVGYRHTVQRTDERTYNNFDLRLLSDIYLTDKTGIELSLDRLTQYYHVLEGLPTGWSLNVMIPSGKHFPEEITNQVYTGLFVKNEINNLNLHFTLGGYYRHMQNLVSYISTVNLFGLNDTSWEDEVDVGEGHSYGIELSGAAQANRFGLTLAYTLSKATRQFPKINYGSAYPFKFDRRHILNLQSKYTTLKRTNKKGYKQEQHINTVLVYSSGHNTTLPVGTYRGVMPPYWNIRDQGWDFPQQLEDNAYHRQEMTTKNGFKMKDYLRVDIAYTFIKHRPKSTRELSFSVFNVLNRQNPYLFFYEDDRWQQLSIAPIMPSVRWTIRF comes from the coding sequence ATGAGGAGATTCATAACAATACTGGTAATGTGCGCAGGGTATCTACAATGCTTAAATGCGCAAAACAACGCTTCTTTTAAAGGCCATGTATTAGACAGCGTTCAGAAAACACCGATAGCAGGCTGCAACATTGTTATCAGTAACGGAATCGAAAAAGCAGGTACCGTCTCGGAAAATGACGGCAGTTTTGAATTTGATTTGACAGGCATGATACGGAACGACAGCCTGTCAATTACAGTCAGCCATATTAACTACTGCACCAAAACAATTCTTTCTGTTTCAAAACAAGATTTCAGGATACTGTTAAAACCGAAAGTACACTTTATTGATGATGTCATGATACACTCGGCATACAGTTCCGGCAACAAAGGCAATAAGTTTGTTTACACGCCATTGCAGGCTGCATCGAGCATATCCATCATTGGCGAGCCCGATGTAATCAGGCACATTTCGAGCCTGCCCGGTGTAGCGCAGGGTATTGAAGGCACGCTTGGGCTGTTTGTAAGAGGAAGCAACAATGGCAGCAACCGTATCGAATTCAACGGCGTGCCGTTTTATTCCTATTCCCATCTTTTAGGAATGTTCTCGGCCTTTTCGCCCGATATTATTGAGCAAACCACTTTTCGTCCGGGCGGCATTCCCGTTCAGTCGGGCAATTTGTCATCATCTCTTCTCCAAATAAAGCCTAAACAATCGGTTGAAAAACCTTTTAACGGGAAAATTAGCCTGTCGCCGTATATGACAGGAGGCTACCTCTCCATTCCACTAAAAAAGGAAAAACTCTCAGTACAAGTTGCAGGGCGAACCTCGTTTATGCCTTTTGTTATCAATCGTATCATGGATCTGCAAAGTAGTGACGACGAAGAGGAAGTGGAGGAAATGAAAGGACAGGTACTGGATTTTACTGCAATAGCCGATTGGAAAATTAATAGCGCTAACACCCTCGATGTAATGTTCTATACCTCCAACGACTATTTTGATTTTAAAGATGATTACAGCCAAAACAAAATGAACTGGAACAGCAACGTTGTGAAGGTGGGCTGGGTATCGCAAATCTCTCCGTTATGTAGCGTTGAAACAAATGCCTATTTCAGCTCAACAAAATCGGTACAGGAACAATTGTATTTTGACGAATGGCAGGCAGACAAAACAAAATCCCAGTTGCGGCTGGGAACGACTTTAAACGAGTGGTCGCTCAACAATTTACTGCAATATAAAATAAACAACCGTCTGGAAGCCAAAGCCGGATTTAGCTATCAGCAACAACATTTCAAGCCTGCATCGGAAAAAACAATTTACAGCCAAAACAGCAACGAAAAATATGACGAGCTTTTAAAATCGGGTTTATTGGCTGCGTTTGCTGATATCAGTTACAAAAATCCGGGAGTAGTCGATTTAACCGTGGGATATCGCCATACTGTGCAAAGAACAGATGAAAGAACGTATAATAATTTCGACCTGCGGCTCCTTAGCGATATTTACCTCACTGATAAAACCGGCATAGAATTAAGCTTGGACAGGTTGACTCAATATTACCATGTACTTGAGGGGCTGCCTACCGGATGGTCATTAAATGTTATGATCCCTTCCGGCAAACATTTCCCCGAAGAAATAACCAACCAGGTATATACTGGCTTATTTGTTAAAAATGAAATCAATAACCTTAACCTCCATTTTACTCTTGGGGGCTATTACAGGCACATGCAAAATCTTGTCAGCTATATAAGTACTGTCAATTTATTTGGATTAAACGATACTTCGTGGGAAGACGAGGTAGATGTTGGAGAAGGCCATTCATACGGCATAGAGCTGTCGGGTGCGGCACAGGCCAACCGTTTTGGATTAACACTGGCCTATACCTTGTCAAAGGCTACCCGGCAGTTTCCGAAAATAAACTATGGCAGCGCTTATCCTTTCAAATTCGACAGGCGGCATATCCTGAACCTGCAATCGAAATATACCACATTAAAAAGAACTAATAAAAAGGGGTATAAACAAGAACAGCATATCAATACGGTTCTGGTGTATTCATCGGGGCATAACACAACCCTTCCGGTAGGTACATACCGGGGGGTAATGCCCCCTTACTGGAACATACGGGATCAGGGATGGGATTTTCCCCAACAGCTTGAAGACAATGCTTATCACCGCCAGGAAATGACCACAAAAAACGGCTTTAAAATGAAAGACTATCTCAGGGTAGATATTGCTTACACTTTCATTAAACACAGGCCGAAATCGACGCGCGAATTATCTTTTTCTGTGTTTAACGTGCTTAACAGGCAGAATCCTTACCTGTTCTTTTACGAAGACGACAGATGGCAGCAATTGAGCATAGCCCCGATAATGCCTTCTGTAAGATGGACTATTCGATTTTAA
- a CDS encoding HAD family hydrolase, giving the protein MRNIKAVIFDLDGTLGNTIPLCIEAFRNAIEPLINKELSDQEITSTFGPSEEGTIKALVPDDSYNKGISDYLDNYEKLHERCPRPFDGIISLLDGLKSKQIRIAMVTGKGKYSTKITLQRFGITHFFERIETGHSEGASKPEGIQSVLDYYKELSQNEVIYVGDSPNDILACKKVGIPIIAAAWADTAEPEKLAELKPDKLFCSVSDFSNWIISNV; this is encoded by the coding sequence ATGAGAAATATTAAAGCAGTAATTTTCGATTTAGACGGAACTCTTGGAAATACAATTCCATTATGCATTGAAGCCTTTCGCAATGCAATTGAACCTCTTATTAATAAAGAACTTTCTGACCAGGAGATTACTTCAACATTTGGACCTTCTGAAGAAGGAACAATAAAAGCATTGGTCCCTGATGATAGTTACAATAAAGGAATTTCAGATTATCTAGATAACTATGAAAAGTTACATGAAAGATGTCCACGTCCTTTTGATGGAATAATAAGCCTATTAGATGGTTTAAAGAGTAAGCAAATAAGGATTGCTATGGTAACTGGCAAAGGGAAGTATAGTACAAAAATTACCTTACAAAGATTTGGCATTACTCATTTCTTTGAAAGAATTGAGACCGGACACTCTGAAGGTGCAAGTAAGCCAGAAGGCATACAGTCAGTATTGGACTATTACAAAGAACTGTCTCAAAATGAAGTAATTTATGTGGGAGATTCTCCCAATGATATTTTAGCATGTAAAAAAGTTGGAATTCCAATTATAGCAGCTGCCTGGGCAGATACAGCCGAACCGGAAAAACTTGCAGAACTAAAACCAGATAAATTATTTTGCAGCGTAAGTGATTTTAGTAATTGGATAATTTCAAACGTATAA
- a CDS encoding DUF3800 domain-containing protein, with protein MKIPFDVSEIRAQTILLNNLQNVDDRFTFYYDETNNIRKFYLNEESFNCVSGVNFIVGGVLYEGSNSTFDIENLKDQIRLQKTANEIKLKHIAKGDFIDCLKSEKLKYFLKWLLDSDLYVHYTSLNILYFSIVDLIDSALMNFEKYHELGRWYIDLMKNDFYRVAKQEEDTVIKLFYKFEYPNIKKDKALEFIDNLIEIITPYEDIEEFHFGITSFRQLLQQSKKTGELPFVMNEEDFILLKDFSNFYMNPIYMFVNSEHIFDREDGIEEEIRKYEIINDGKIINNFKFVDSKEEQLVQISDVFIGILGKFTTYINNSSLSNLDKSISTMNPMQIENLKLIHELIDKSDERNKAFLHAIESFEGQEKYGFVSQRIQSNSGI; from the coding sequence ATGAAAATACCTTTTGATGTATCAGAAATTAGAGCACAGACTATCCTTTTGAATAATCTACAGAACGTGGATGATAGATTTACATTCTATTATGACGAAACAAATAATATTCGGAAGTTTTATCTAAACGAAGAGTCTTTTAATTGTGTTTCTGGAGTAAACTTCATTGTTGGAGGTGTCTTATATGAAGGAAGTAATTCTACGTTTGATATTGAAAATCTGAAAGACCAGATTCGATTGCAAAAAACAGCTAATGAGATAAAACTAAAGCATATTGCAAAAGGTGATTTTATTGACTGTTTAAAATCTGAAAAGCTAAAGTACTTTTTAAAATGGCTATTAGATAGTGACTTATATGTGCATTATACAAGTTTGAATATATTGTATTTCTCAATTGTTGACTTGATTGACTCTGCACTTATGAATTTTGAAAAGTACCATGAGTTGGGGCGTTGGTATATCGATTTAATGAAAAATGATTTCTATCGTGTTGCAAAACAGGAAGAAGACACTGTAATTAAGTTATTTTATAAATTTGAATATCCCAACATAAAAAAAGACAAGGCTTTAGAATTTATTGATAATCTTATTGAAATAATTACTCCCTACGAAGATATTGAAGAATTTCATTTTGGAATAACATCATTCAGGCAACTTTTGCAGCAATCCAAAAAGACAGGTGAGCTTCCATTTGTAATGAATGAAGAAGATTTTATATTGCTTAAGGATTTTTCAAATTTCTATATGAATCCCATATATATGTTTGTCAACTCAGAGCATATATTTGATAGGGAAGATGGTATTGAAGAAGAAATTAGGAAATATGAAATCATTAATGATGGTAAAATCATTAATAATTTCAAGTTCGTTGACTCGAAAGAAGAACAATTAGTTCAAATATCAGATGTGTTTATAGGCATTTTGGGAAAATTTACAACTTATATCAATAATAGTTCTCTTTCAAATTTGGACAAATCCATTTCAACTATGAATCCCATGCAAATTGAGAACTTGAAATTGATTCATGAACTAATTGATAAATCAGACGAGAGAAATAAAGCTTTTCTTCATGCTATTGAGAGTTTTGAAGGACAAGAAAAATATGGATTTGTATCTCAGAGAATACAAAGCAATAGCGGTATATAA
- a CDS encoding DUF4249 family protein, whose translation MNNLNNIKGSVMVILNLNKYRGLLALLVVMLTTFVSCVKDIDLEEKREQKIVVNCVLTPDSIQTLSLTYSNPLNLFYYDEVETATATLYCDSIKVGGFEKTGYSQWQLKHTPEAGRKYQLKVEVPGWPELNASTSMPHAVRIIKSDGNNTSTRRYFNQYYAETPYWMFIIAQRKDTIMVTPAVMPGDKMTTSLGTNHLYSDNFNTSDNMMFYDTGGKDGTTREHIAYIRITQPEEKTEDEIPFYLEGNLHKSLVFFRAASAEYDAYMKSSVQKMMVYDTFDDPSSWFDEDEIYTNIDNGLGIFAAYSDCIVQCHYILDNIEEH comes from the coding sequence ATGAACAATCTCAATAATATAAAAGGTTCTGTTATGGTTATTCTGAATCTGAATAAATACCGGGGGCTGCTTGCTTTGCTTGTAGTCATGCTTACAACATTCGTGTCGTGTGTAAAAGACATAGACCTTGAAGAAAAACGTGAGCAAAAAATCGTTGTTAACTGTGTGCTTACGCCCGACAGTATCCAAACGCTTTCACTTACATACAGCAACCCGCTGAACCTTTTTTACTATGACGAGGTGGAAACCGCCACGGCTACCTTGTATTGTGATAGTATTAAAGTGGGAGGTTTTGAGAAAACAGGCTATTCGCAGTGGCAATTAAAACATACCCCGGAAGCAGGCAGGAAATACCAACTAAAAGTTGAAGTACCGGGCTGGCCTGAGTTAAATGCATCAACCTCGATGCCCCATGCTGTACGGATAATTAAGAGTGATGGCAACAATACAAGCACGAGGCGGTATTTTAATCAATATTATGCCGAAACACCATACTGGATGTTTATAATAGCACAGCGAAAAGATACGATAATGGTTACTCCCGCTGTCATGCCCGGCGATAAAATGACAACTTCGCTGGGGACTAATCACCTCTACTCGGACAATTTCAATACGTCGGACAACATGATGTTTTACGATACCGGCGGAAAAGACGGAACCACGCGGGAACATATTGCATACATCAGAATAACCCAGCCGGAAGAAAAGACCGAAGATGAAATTCCATTTTACCTGGAGGGAAACCTACATAAGAGCCTTGTTTTTTTCAGGGCTGCATCAGCAGAATATGACGCATATATGAAAAGCAGCGTGCAAAAGATGATGGTGTACGATACTTTCGACGACCCCAGCAGTTGGTTTGATGAGGACGAAATATATACCAACATAGATAACGGACTGGGAATATTCGCAGCTTATTCCGACTGTATTGTACAGTGTCATTACATCTTAGACAATATTGAAGAACATTAA
- a CDS encoding sugar O-acetyltransferase — protein sequence MKTELQKCLDGEVFNTSDNEIQDFIHTARKLTRSYNTIPSTDSAKRNKLLTELFGQIGTNVNIDTPFYCDYGRHIFIGNNVIININCTFVDCNKIEIGNNVLIASNVQIYTATHSTDVNERLVANWNPNSELPYFRAYALPVKIEDNVWIGGGVIILPGVTIGKNSVIGAGSVVTKSIPENCVAVGNPCRVIRKTNEKKNEKY from the coding sequence ATGAAAACGGAATTGCAGAAATGTTTAGATGGTGAAGTTTTTAACACATCAGATAACGAAATCCAGGATTTTATTCATACAGCAAGAAAACTCACCAGAAGTTATAACACAATCCCAAGTACCGATTCTGCAAAAAGGAATAAATTATTAACTGAATTATTCGGACAAATAGGAACTAATGTTAATATTGACACACCATTTTACTGTGATTATGGAAGGCACATTTTTATTGGCAACAATGTAATCATCAATATCAATTGTACTTTTGTTGACTGCAATAAAATTGAAATTGGGAATAATGTATTAATCGCATCAAACGTCCAAATTTATACTGCTACTCATTCTACTGATGTAAATGAAAGATTGGTTGCAAATTGGAATCCAAATTCCGAACTGCCCTATTTCAGAGCCTATGCTTTACCCGTAAAAATTGAAGATAATGTCTGGATAGGTGGAGGTGTTATTATTTTACCCGGTGTGACCATTGGTAAAAATTCGGTTATTGGCGCAGGAAGTGTTGTTACAAAATCGATTCCTGAAAACTGTGTTGCAGTAGGAAATCCATGTCGAGTTATCCGAAAAACTAATGAGAAAAAGAATGAGAAATATTAA
- a CDS encoding Crp/Fnr family transcriptional regulator, translating to MDLSKIKNIIEGIRRYYPVSDDSIKNLADSFTENHLVKNHLLTRAGVIDNKMYFIEKGCTRTYFIIDGKEVTNWFSKEGDITFSSDSFYHRTAGFDYVEVLEDSTIFSIPIDTINHIYQTNIEIANWSRVIHQEVLLKMQTLRIDRLTLTSKERYDKFLKDNPNLINRVNLGYIASYLGMTQQHLSTIRANG from the coding sequence ATGGATTTAAGCAAGATTAAAAATATAATTGAAGGTATTCGACGATACTATCCTGTATCAGATGATTCCATTAAGAATTTAGCCGATTCATTTACTGAAAACCATTTGGTAAAAAATCATCTATTGACTCGGGCAGGTGTGATTGATAATAAAATGTATTTTATTGAAAAAGGTTGTACCCGCACATATTTTATTATTGATGGAAAAGAAGTAACCAATTGGTTTAGCAAAGAAGGAGATATTACTTTTTCATCTGATTCGTTCTATCATCGTACAGCGGGATTTGATTATGTTGAAGTATTAGAAGACTCTACTATTTTTTCAATCCCAATAGATACTATTAACCATATTTATCAAACTAATATAGAAATTGCCAATTGGTCCAGGGTTATTCATCAAGAGGTTTTATTAAAGATGCAAACTCTTCGTATCGATAGACTAACCTTGACATCAAAAGAACGCTACGACAAGTTTTTAAAAGACAATCCCAATTTAATTAATCGCGTAAACCTTGGGTATATTGCTTCATATTTAGGAATGACACAGCAGCATTTGAGTACCATTCGTGCAAACGGATGA
- a CDS encoding DNA topoisomerase 3, with protein sequence MKAIIAEKPSVAKAIARIVGANDARTGYIEGNGYLVTWAFGHLIGLAMPEEYGYQNFQKENLPILPAEFVLTPRQVKTGKSYEFDKGAIKQLKVIESVFNRCKQIVVATDAGREGELIFRYIYNYLGCKKPFSRLWISSLTDKAIAEGMNNLKDGYEYDNLYRAAKVRSESDWLVGINATQAITISAGRGLYSLGRVQTPTLTMVCRRYLENKNFVSKPYWTVSVELEKDSIPFNASVDEQFEDETKAIQIFQQIKAAGQLSVTEVEQKQRTEKPPLLYDLTTLQKEASSKWGFSAAKTLSVTQKLYESKFITYPRTGSRYISPDIFEEIPALIKVLHSHPSLGGYAKQIKELNKQCVNAEKVTDHHAILITGSAVGQLAKEEQIIYDMIAGRLLEAFYPNCQKEISQIVFSCNGIELKAKGIVITFKGWRAVWDTSEKDENALPVFSKGEELPVKQVAVTEKQTKPKALLTEATLLSAMESAGKELENEDYRKSMSDVGIGTPATRAAIIETLFTRDYMQRQNKSLVPTEKGLAVYTIVKDMKIANIEMTGIWEHDLGRIEQGTIDAGTFLRGIRQYTTQITEELLSCRIDTAPTKGAACPKCNNGNVLFYPKVAKCNNAECGLVVFRNVCGKILSDAQLEQLLTKGKTPEINGFKSKKGNTFNASLVFDEEFKTSFEFSTNKKSFSPRSNNRK encoded by the coding sequence ATGAAGGCAATAATAGCAGAAAAGCCAAGTGTGGCAAAAGCAATAGCCCGTATTGTTGGGGCAAACGATGCAAGAACAGGATACATTGAAGGAAACGGCTACCTCGTAACATGGGCTTTCGGGCACCTAATCGGGCTGGCCATGCCAGAGGAATACGGATATCAAAATTTTCAGAAAGAAAACCTGCCAATATTACCGGCAGAGTTTGTCTTAACACCACGTCAGGTAAAGACCGGCAAATCGTATGAATTTGATAAAGGAGCCATAAAACAGTTAAAAGTGATCGAATCCGTTTTTAACAGGTGTAAGCAAATCGTCGTAGCAACCGATGCCGGGCGTGAAGGGGAACTGATCTTCCGGTATATTTACAACTACCTGGGCTGTAAAAAGCCGTTCTCCCGGTTATGGATCAGCAGCCTTACGGATAAAGCCATCGCAGAAGGGATGAATAATCTCAAAGATGGCTATGAATACGACAACCTTTACCGTGCTGCCAAAGTACGGAGTGAATCAGACTGGCTGGTAGGCATTAATGCAACACAAGCCATTACCATAAGTGCCGGGCGTGGTTTGTATTCGCTTGGCAGGGTTCAGACACCGACTCTGACAATGGTATGCAGGCGTTACCTGGAAAACAAAAACTTTGTTTCGAAACCCTATTGGACTGTAAGTGTCGAGCTTGAAAAAGACAGCATTCCCTTTAACGCCTCTGTTGATGAACAATTTGAAGATGAAACAAAGGCAATACAGATTTTTCAACAAATTAAAGCTGCCGGACAGCTGAGTGTCACCGAAGTTGAGCAGAAACAACGGACAGAGAAACCGCCCTTGCTTTATGACCTGACCACCTTACAGAAAGAGGCCAGCAGTAAATGGGGCTTTTCGGCAGCCAAAACTTTGTCTGTCACCCAAAAGCTTTATGAAAGCAAATTCATTACTTATCCCCGAACGGGTAGCCGCTATATTTCCCCAGATATTTTTGAAGAAATCCCGGCTCTAATCAAGGTTTTGCATTCACATCCCTCGTTGGGAGGCTATGCGAAGCAGATTAAAGAGCTCAATAAACAATGCGTCAATGCAGAAAAAGTAACCGATCACCATGCCATTCTTATAACTGGAAGCGCAGTCGGACAATTAGCAAAAGAGGAACAGATTATTTATGATATGATTGCCGGGCGTTTGTTGGAGGCATTCTATCCAAACTGCCAAAAGGAAATAAGCCAGATTGTTTTCAGTTGCAATGGAATTGAGTTAAAAGCCAAAGGGATAGTTATCACTTTCAAAGGCTGGAGGGCTGTTTGGGATACCTCAGAGAAAGACGAAAACGCGTTACCGGTATTCTCAAAAGGAGAGGAATTGCCTGTCAAACAGGTTGCAGTAACCGAAAAGCAGACAAAACCTAAAGCCTTATTGACCGAAGCTACGTTGCTTTCGGCAATGGAAAGCGCCGGGAAAGAACTGGAAAATGAGGATTATCGCAAAAGCATGAGCGATGTTGGTATAGGCACTCCTGCCACCCGTGCAGCCATTATCGAGACCTTGTTTACCCGTGACTATATGCAACGTCAAAACAAATCGCTTGTACCGACAGAAAAAGGGCTTGCCGTATATACCATTGTCAAGGACATGAAAATAGCCAATATTGAAATGACCGGTATCTGGGAACATGATTTGGGCCGTATTGAGCAGGGAACCATTGATGCAGGGACATTTTTAAGGGGCATTAGGCAGTACACTACACAAATTACGGAAGAATTGCTCAGTTGCCGGATCGATACTGCTCCAACAAAAGGCGCAGCTTGTCCTAAATGCAACAATGGAAATGTGCTGTTCTATCCCAAAGTTGCTAAGTGTAATAATGCCGAATGTGGCTTAGTGGTATTTCGCAATGTATGCGGTAAAATACTCTCCGATGCACAGCTTGAACAACTTCTGACAAAAGGGAAAACTCCGGAAATAAATGGCTTCAAAAGTAAAAAGGGGAATACGTTTAACGCTTCTCTTGTTTTTGATGAGGAGTTTAAAACAAGCTTCGAATTTTCGACAAATAAAAAGTCTTTCAGTCCCCGGAGTAACAATCGAAAATGA